From the Niveibacterium microcysteis genome, the window ACTTCGCTAGGCGCCGAGCTCGTCTCGATCGCCGGGGTGTTCCGCACATTCGAGCGCGGCCTGCCCGAAGAGGTTGCTGGCCGTGCCGCACTGATCACATTGACCGGCGAGGGCGACAAGGCGCAGTTGCGTCTCGACCCGTTGCAGCTGAGCTGAGCAGCGCGCCGCATTACCATCCAGAAAAATGAATGACGTTGAATTGAAGGGGAGATCGTGAAAATCATCGTGGTGACTTCTGGCAAAGGTGGGGTTGGCAAGACCACCACCTCGGCCTCGGTGTCCTCCGGCCTGGCGCTGCGCGGCTTCAAGACCGCCGTGATCGACTTCGACGTCGGCCTGCGCAACCTCGATCTGATCATGGGCTGCGAACGCCGCGTGGTGTACGACCTGATCAATGTGGTCAACGGCGAAGCAAACCTGAATCAGGCGCTCATCAAGGACAAGCACTGCGAGAACCTCTACGTTCTGCCGGCTTCGCAGACTCGCGACAAGGATGCGCTGACTGAGGAAGGCGTCGAAAAGGTGCTGAAGGATCTTGAGCACCTCGGCTTCGACTATGCGGTTTGCGATTCGCCGGCCGGTATTGAGCATGGCGCAGTGATGTCGCTGACGTTTGCTGACGAAGCCTTGGTCGTCACCAACCCGGAAGTTTCATCGATCCGCGACTCCGATCGCATCCTCGGCATCCTGCAGAGCAAGAGCCGTCGCGCAAAAGAGGGTCGCGAGCCGGTCAAGGAACATCTGATCGTCACCCGCTACTCGCCCAAGCGCGTGGAAGAAGGTGAAATGCTCTCCTACAAGGACGTGCAGGAACTTCTGCGCGTGCCGCTGCTAGGCG encodes:
- the minD gene encoding septum site-determining protein MinD gives rise to the protein MKIIVVTSGKGGVGKTTTSASVSSGLALRGFKTAVIDFDVGLRNLDLIMGCERRVVYDLINVVNGEANLNQALIKDKHCENLYVLPASQTRDKDALTEEGVEKVLKDLEHLGFDYAVCDSPAGIEHGAVMSLTFADEALVVTNPEVSSIRDSDRILGILQSKSRRAKEGREPVKEHLIVTRYSPKRVEEGEMLSYKDVQELLRVPLLGVIPESEVVLQASNQGIPSIHMKNTDVAEAYQDVVARFLGEQRELRFVAYEKPGLLKRFFGGA